From one Citrobacter sp. Marseille-Q6884 genomic stretch:
- a CDS encoding aminobutyraldehyde dehydrogenase, with protein MKTLKHFINGQYVAGNTEETFELVSPVDGETYALSPNGSAAEVELAYSAAAAAFSIWKKSTPAQRQKALLALADEIERNVERLVTAQSQETGQLRHFIEKEEIAASCDAIRFFAGAARCLEGKAAGEYSAGFTSTIRREPLGIVGQVTPWNYPFMMAVWKIAPALAAGNTVVLKPSDTTPVSTLLLAELAAPLFPQGAFNVVLGKASTGSLVVSNPMASLVSITGSVRAGLQVAASAAANLTKAHLELGGKAPAVVFADANLDKAIDTITTAGFFNAGQDCTAATRILVEQSVYAEFLEKLIQKTRSIKFGPPEDREALYGALNSRNQLEQVKGFIERLPAHANVETGGKAGPGPGFYFEPTIISGLHQSDEAIQHEVFGPVMAIQSFSTDEEALDKANDVEYGLAASVWTTNHSRAQRFSIALDFGTVWINNHIPLCAEMPHGGFKKSGYGKDLSSYALDEYTRVKHIMCDISE; from the coding sequence ATGAAAACCCTGAAGCACTTTATCAACGGGCAGTATGTCGCGGGCAACACAGAAGAGACGTTTGAACTGGTCAGCCCGGTTGATGGTGAAACATACGCGTTATCTCCCAACGGCAGTGCGGCGGAGGTGGAACTTGCCTACTCGGCTGCGGCTGCGGCGTTTAGCATCTGGAAAAAATCCACCCCCGCGCAACGACAAAAAGCGCTGCTGGCGTTGGCTGACGAAATCGAGCGCAATGTAGAACGACTGGTCACGGCTCAGAGCCAGGAGACCGGTCAGCTGCGCCACTTTATTGAGAAAGAGGAGATCGCGGCTTCCTGCGATGCCATCCGCTTTTTTGCCGGAGCGGCACGCTGTCTTGAAGGCAAAGCGGCCGGAGAATATTCCGCCGGTTTTACCTCTACGATCCGTCGTGAACCGCTGGGCATTGTCGGGCAAGTCACGCCGTGGAATTACCCGTTTATGATGGCGGTATGGAAGATTGCACCGGCGCTGGCGGCAGGGAACACCGTGGTGCTAAAACCGAGCGACACCACGCCGGTCAGTACGCTGCTGCTGGCCGAACTGGCTGCGCCGCTGTTTCCGCAAGGCGCGTTTAACGTCGTACTGGGGAAAGCCAGTACCGGATCGCTGGTGGTGTCGAATCCGATGGCCTCGCTGGTTTCGATTACCGGCTCCGTTCGCGCCGGTCTGCAGGTGGCCGCCTCCGCGGCGGCCAACCTGACTAAAGCGCACCTGGAGCTTGGCGGAAAAGCGCCTGCCGTTGTTTTTGCTGATGCAAATCTGGACAAGGCGATTGATACGATCACCACGGCGGGCTTTTTCAATGCCGGTCAGGACTGCACCGCCGCCACGCGTATCCTGGTGGAACAGTCCGTTTACGCCGAGTTTCTGGAAAAGCTGATCCAAAAAACACGCAGTATCAAATTCGGCCCTCCTGAAGATCGCGAAGCCCTGTATGGCGCCTTGAACAGCCGTAACCAGCTTGAGCAGGTGAAAGGCTTTATTGAACGTCTGCCTGCGCATGCCAACGTTGAAACCGGCGGAAAAGCGGGGCCGGGACCGGGATTCTATTTTGAACCGACAATCATCTCTGGCCTGCATCAGAGCGATGAAGCTATCCAACACGAGGTCTTCGGTCCGGTAATGGCGATTCAGTCGTTTTCTACCGACGAAGAGGCGCTGGATAAAGCCAATGATGTGGAATACGGCCTGGCCGCGAGCGTCTGGACCACCAACCACAGTCGTGCGCAACGCTTCAGCATCGCCCTGGATTTTGGCACCGTCTGGATTAACAACCACATTCCGCTGTGTGCCGAAATGCCACACGGTGGGTTCAAAAAATCGGGTTATGGCAAAGATCTCTCTTCTTACGCGCTCGATGAATATACCCGCGTGAAACATATCATGTGCGACATTTCTGAATAG
- a CDS encoding cache domain-containing protein, producing MTSSTSLSALLHKIDDITVSTVDSTVALARSIHEAIAGVQKASAEVVLDPTVRTTIQQHIKRTLNANHYCSGAGFASHIESTPTTKEYWLLEWWYKKDNGLSQAHLDLDQATQQRLDFRTFEWFKHSPPAGEAYIHGPYVDYICNISYTLTSAVPVYYNDQFLGVAAVDLLVSQIEAELLSCPHPDYVILTNLENRIIFSSWPRFRVGELLSPAKTTLVYQSDYFLLYQYQN from the coding sequence ATGACCTCTTCGACATCCTTAAGCGCATTACTCCATAAAATTGATGATATTACTGTCTCTACCGTAGATTCTACCGTTGCGCTGGCAAGGAGTATCCACGAGGCCATTGCCGGTGTGCAAAAAGCCTCTGCAGAGGTTGTCCTCGACCCGACAGTGAGAACCACCATTCAGCAGCATATAAAACGTACGCTCAACGCGAATCACTATTGCTCAGGTGCCGGGTTTGCCAGCCACATTGAGAGTACCCCAACGACGAAAGAGTACTGGCTTTTGGAGTGGTGGTATAAAAAAGATAATGGCTTGAGCCAGGCGCACCTGGATTTGGATCAGGCCACGCAGCAGCGGCTGGATTTCAGAACCTTCGAATGGTTTAAACACTCGCCACCCGCCGGTGAGGCGTATATCCACGGTCCGTATGTCGATTATATTTGTAACATCTCTTACACGCTGACATCGGCCGTCCCTGTCTATTACAACGATCAGTTTCTTGGCGTTGCCGCGGTTGATCTGCTGGTCAGTCAGATAGAAGCAGAGTTGCTCTCCTGCCCCCACCCTGACTATGTCATTCTGACGAATCTGGAGAACAGAATTATTTTCTCCAGTTGGCCGCGCTTTCGCGTGGGTGAATTGTTGTCGCCTGCAAAGACGACGCTGGTTTATCAGAGCGACTACTTTCTTCTTTATCAGTATCAAAACTAA
- a CDS encoding APC family permease — MEQTPDKKNDNFQQNGKEQFNRSIGLISNFALGFTYLSPLTAVYSLFALAVTLAGPPAVWWILIVACGQLLVALVFGEVASQYPITGGLYPWARRLWGKKYAWIAAWIYLWALVVTITSIAEYTSTFVESLFHYGQTPATMLLTSVVLLLLMMAVNMSGTKNLARVAKIGFWCEIVSVIALGIYLLIFHRSQPFSVIFDSMGVLAQDGSYSTAFMSAALMGLFMFFGFEACGNVAEEVKNPSKKIPVAMILSIVFGAISAIISVMGYLLASPNLVSIVNGKTADPIPAILNEALGETGATVFIVVAIIAMLSCILSLQAALSRLIFSFSRDRMLPGSEWMAKISKNGVPDNAMVVSCLLPVIICVWVYFQPDNLSRITAFAVIGIYISFQMVVLAALRQRLKGWKPAGEWTIGGWGTLVNVLALAYGLCGIWLLAQPADSSDFIDRWTVLFGLAIVVGSGLVYMFLTRPFGRSAAPENDAIAYANKLSMGQDN, encoded by the coding sequence ATGGAACAGACACCTGATAAGAAAAACGATAATTTTCAACAAAATGGCAAAGAACAGTTCAATCGCTCAATCGGTCTTATATCAAACTTCGCGTTGGGTTTTACCTACCTGTCGCCCCTTACCGCCGTTTACTCACTGTTTGCTCTGGCGGTGACGCTGGCAGGTCCTCCCGCGGTATGGTGGATTTTAATTGTCGCGTGTGGACAGCTTCTGGTGGCGTTGGTGTTTGGTGAAGTGGCTTCTCAGTATCCGATTACCGGTGGGTTATACCCCTGGGCCAGAAGGTTGTGGGGGAAGAAGTACGCGTGGATCGCAGCCTGGATCTACTTATGGGCGCTGGTAGTAACCATTACCTCTATCGCGGAATACACCTCCACGTTCGTTGAGTCGCTGTTCCACTATGGTCAGACACCGGCCACCATGTTGCTGACCTCGGTGGTGCTGCTGCTTTTAATGATGGCGGTGAATATGTCCGGGACGAAAAACCTTGCCCGGGTCGCTAAAATTGGCTTCTGGTGTGAAATTGTCAGCGTGATCGCGCTGGGTATTTATCTGCTGATCTTCCATCGTTCGCAGCCATTCTCCGTCATCTTTGACTCGATGGGCGTGCTGGCTCAGGACGGAAGCTATTCCACCGCCTTTATGTCTGCGGCGCTGATGGGGCTGTTTATGTTCTTTGGCTTTGAGGCGTGCGGTAACGTCGCGGAAGAGGTGAAGAACCCGAGCAAAAAAATCCCGGTCGCCATGATCTTAAGTATCGTGTTTGGCGCGATCTCCGCCATCATTTCCGTGATGGGGTATCTGCTTGCGTCACCTAACCTGGTGAGTATTGTCAACGGCAAAACGGCTGACCCGATCCCGGCAATCCTCAATGAGGCGCTGGGTGAAACGGGGGCGACCGTCTTTATCGTGGTGGCGATTATAGCCATGCTGTCGTGCATTCTGTCTCTTCAGGCTGCGCTGAGCCGCCTGATCTTCTCCTTCTCCCGTGACAGAATGCTGCCGGGCAGTGAGTGGATGGCAAAAATCTCCAAAAACGGTGTACCGGATAATGCCATGGTGGTCAGTTGCTTACTGCCGGTGATCATTTGTGTGTGGGTCTATTTCCAGCCTGACAATCTGTCACGCATCACAGCCTTTGCGGTTATCGGTATCTACATTTCGTTCCAGATGGTGGTGCTTGCTGCGCTGCGCCAGCGTCTGAAGGGGTGGAAACCTGCCGGTGAGTGGACTATCGGCGGCTGGGGAACCCTCGTGAACGTGCTGGCATTAGCCTACGGTCTGTGCGGTATCTGGCTGTTGGCACAGCCAGCAGACAGCAGCGACTTTATCGACCGTTGGACGGTGTTGTTTGGCCTGGCCATCGTCGTCGGATCGGGTCTGGTCTATATGTTCCTGACCCGTCCGTTTGGCCGCTCGGCTGCGCCAGAAAATGATGCCATTGCTTACGCAAACAAGCTCAGTATGGGGCAGGACAACTAA
- a CDS encoding dihydrodipicolinate synthase family protein — protein MSTVAKIQGVNPIVAMPFSAQGDVDWASFRRLLAHLSGLGVNGLTLFGIASEFPKLDDSERLQLADVFLDELAGKGLFRALSITDHSTDLAVRRARRYQSMGADALMLLPPFFLQPSLAAVQAHISAVLEAVTIPVMVQYAPGETGFPVTPAQLADVAKRYPHAVFKIECNPPVEYTREFLQYAPQAHVLNGYAGLYMLQMLAAGGKGVMPGCSFSEIYLRIYRHWLAGEYPQAAQLHEALLPYIQRWMQHCEYIIQVEKTILQRRGIITDDYCRKPGWSLTQEDIRTIDRFISQFGLSIRTE, from the coding sequence ATGAGCACGGTTGCAAAGATTCAGGGCGTTAATCCGATCGTTGCCATGCCGTTTAGCGCACAGGGCGATGTTGATTGGGCGAGTTTTCGACGCTTGCTGGCGCACCTTTCTGGCCTGGGGGTGAACGGCCTGACGCTGTTCGGTATCGCCAGTGAGTTTCCGAAGCTGGACGATAGCGAACGGTTACAACTGGCGGACGTTTTTCTCGATGAACTGGCTGGGAAAGGTCTGTTTCGGGCGCTGTCCATCACTGACCATAGTACCGATCTTGCGGTACGCCGGGCGCGTCGCTATCAGAGCATGGGGGCTGACGCGCTGATGCTGCTGCCACCGTTTTTCCTTCAGCCTTCGCTGGCGGCAGTACAGGCGCATATTTCTGCCGTGCTGGAAGCGGTGACAATCCCCGTCATGGTGCAATATGCGCCGGGCGAAACGGGGTTTCCGGTCACGCCTGCACAACTGGCCGATGTGGCAAAACGCTATCCGCATGCGGTGTTTAAGATTGAGTGTAACCCGCCGGTAGAGTACACCCGCGAATTTCTGCAATATGCGCCGCAGGCCCATGTTCTGAACGGTTATGCCGGTCTTTATATGCTGCAAATGCTGGCGGCGGGCGGGAAAGGGGTGATGCCAGGGTGTTCGTTCAGTGAAATTTATCTCCGAATCTATCGTCACTGGCTGGCCGGAGAATACCCGCAGGCGGCGCAGTTACATGAGGCGCTGCTGCCGTACATCCAGCGCTGGATGCAACATTGTGAATATATCATTCAGGTTGAAAAAACCATCTTGCAACGGCGAGGCATCATCACGGATGACTATTGCCGTAAGCCTGGGTGGTCGTTAACGCAAGAGGATATTCGCACCATCGATCGGTTTATTTCTCAGTTCGGTTTGTCGATCCGAACCGAATGA
- a CDS encoding 2-dehydro-3-deoxygalactonokinase, translated as MKKEWIAVDWGTSNFRAWLMAGDHVLDKRSASCGLLHVEQGQFDATLKNLLGEWVVNATPGIAMAGMVGSQQGWHDVDYCPLPAKTDDLIAHRFHFTTSWGSEAWIVPGLRTSSSDGLPDVMRGEEVQLLGLTMLEDLDDFRAMLPGTHSKHAQVKQRHIVEFSTYMTGELFNVLISHSLLGRALPLAVRDDDAFLRGVAASRLQTPLSHRLFSARTLRLSGELPAASVGDYLSGLLIGSEFTTDHTGPVWLVGSAALTARYQLAATALGIETRCMDGDRCFIAGMQSLQHRLTEKHNGQF; from the coding sequence ATGAAAAAGGAGTGGATTGCCGTTGACTGGGGAACCTCGAATTTTCGCGCATGGTTAATGGCAGGGGATCACGTGCTGGATAAGCGCAGCGCCAGTTGCGGGCTTCTTCACGTTGAGCAAGGTCAGTTCGATGCCACGCTGAAAAACCTGCTGGGAGAGTGGGTGGTCAACGCCACGCCTGGAATTGCGATGGCGGGGATGGTGGGTTCACAGCAGGGATGGCATGACGTGGATTATTGTCCGCTACCGGCAAAAACCGATGATCTCATCGCGCACCGCTTCCATTTCACAACGTCATGGGGAAGCGAAGCATGGATTGTGCCGGGTCTGCGTACCTCGTCATCTGATGGCCTGCCAGATGTGATGCGGGGCGAAGAAGTTCAGCTTCTGGGGCTGACTATGCTCGAAGACCTTGACGATTTCCGGGCCATGTTGCCGGGAACGCACAGTAAGCACGCGCAGGTAAAGCAGCGTCACATCGTTGAATTTTCAACGTACATGACCGGTGAGCTATTCAATGTGCTGATCTCACATTCGCTGCTCGGACGCGCACTTCCCCTGGCGGTCAGGGATGACGATGCGTTTTTGCGCGGGGTTGCTGCATCCCGTCTGCAGACACCGCTTAGCCACCGACTTTTTTCCGCCCGCACGCTACGGCTGTCGGGAGAATTGCCTGCTGCATCAGTAGGCGACTATCTCTCCGGACTCTTGATTGGTTCGGAGTTTACCACTGACCACACCGGTCCAGTCTGGTTGGTAGGCAGCGCGGCATTAACTGCGCGCTACCAGCTGGCCGCCACCGCGTTGGGTATTGAGACACGCTGCATGGATGGCGACCGCTGCTTTATCGCCGGGATGCAGTCTCTTCAACATCGGCTAACAGAGAAACACAATGGACAGTTTTGA
- a CDS encoding ester cyclase: MKTVKVALLSLVMFSGYSLADDTSLSTVKAYMAAWNAHDASRAAQYLANDVVYYDAAAGEPVNGKENAEKEVIGAFIKAVPDLTWKMIGKPVYDEDTVAFRWEFSGKNSGEWAGSPATNNPIKFEGVSYIHVKAGKITWQGDYYDSKKLDEELKPVK; this comes from the coding sequence ATGAAAACAGTAAAAGTAGCGCTTCTTTCGTTGGTGATGTTCTCGGGTTATAGCCTGGCTGACGACACCTCGCTGAGTACCGTAAAAGCGTATATGGCCGCGTGGAATGCGCATGACGCATCGCGTGCCGCACAGTACCTGGCGAATGACGTGGTCTATTACGACGCGGCAGCCGGTGAGCCGGTAAATGGCAAGGAAAACGCAGAGAAAGAGGTGATTGGCGCCTTTATTAAAGCGGTCCCTGACTTGACCTGGAAAATGATTGGCAAACCCGTTTATGACGAAGACACCGTGGCTTTTCGTTGGGAATTTTCGGGTAAAAATAGCGGCGAATGGGCAGGGAGTCCGGCAACAAATAATCCGATCAAATTCGAGGGTGTCAGCTATATTCATGTAAAAGCAGGAAAAATCACCTGGCAGGGTGATTATTATGATTCGAAAAAACTGGATGAAGAGCTGAAGCCAGTGAAGTAA
- a CDS encoding 2-dehydro-3-deoxy-6-phosphogalactonate aldolase, which translates to MDSFDFATLWQKTPLPMIAILRGLTPEEAPEIGDILLEAGFTWLEVPLNSPRALDSVALLRERVGERAIVGAGTVLTAAQVDSVVDAGGQVIISPNMNTSVIRRSRARGVISLPGVTTPSEAFTALEAGASGLKFYPAEMISPEVLHAMCVVLPPHVVCMPVGGVAAQAQQLQRWYTAGAKGFGCGGGLYRAGASREQVFHHAQAYAQAWQQVNT; encoded by the coding sequence ATGGACAGTTTTGATTTTGCTACGTTATGGCAGAAAACGCCGCTTCCGATGATCGCGATTCTGCGCGGTTTGACGCCTGAAGAAGCGCCGGAAATAGGGGATATATTGCTGGAGGCAGGATTTACCTGGCTCGAGGTACCGCTCAATTCTCCCCGTGCGCTGGATTCCGTGGCGTTGCTCCGCGAACGCGTAGGTGAGCGTGCTATCGTCGGAGCGGGTACGGTACTGACCGCCGCGCAGGTGGATAGCGTGGTGGATGCAGGGGGGCAAGTGATTATTTCGCCGAACATGAACACGTCGGTGATCCGGCGCAGTAGAGCGCGAGGGGTCATCAGCCTACCGGGCGTTACGACGCCAAGTGAGGCGTTCACCGCGCTGGAGGCAGGGGCCAGCGGACTGAAGTTTTATCCGGCGGAGATGATTTCTCCCGAGGTATTGCATGCCATGTGCGTGGTTTTACCGCCGCACGTTGTTTGCATGCCTGTCGGAGGTGTCGCCGCGCAGGCGCAACAACTGCAACGTTGGTATACGGCAGGAGCAAAAGGCTTTGGCTGCGGCGGCGGGTTGTACCGTGCGGGCGCAAGCCGCGAACAGGTTTTTCATCACGCGCAGGCCTATGCGCAGGCATGGCAGCAGGTTAACACCTGA
- a CDS encoding FadR/GntR family transcriptional regulator, whose protein sequence is MITHAVIFAPIGQVSRSDQIVQRLSNAIITGLLEPKEQLPNETDLAKMMGVSHITIREALNTLRANNLIHTVRGRNGGSFVCEKIDGKNSALHPFKSISTDYLSDLGEMHCAIISHSARLASRRMTGADIAKFREFVEVLKKADSPELMTQADMRCLLAIAASSHSARLANQELQVQAEWASLVAILYRSGNIHAEIIALYSALADALAAHNEAESVQFATQIIDTFTYYLIEKKLKYNSN, encoded by the coding sequence ATGATTACTCATGCGGTCATATTTGCGCCTATCGGGCAGGTCAGTCGTTCAGACCAGATAGTGCAGCGCCTTTCAAACGCCATTATCACGGGATTGCTGGAGCCGAAAGAGCAGCTCCCCAACGAAACCGATCTGGCAAAGATGATGGGTGTCTCACATATCACAATCAGAGAAGCGCTCAACACGCTTCGGGCTAATAATCTTATCCACACGGTTCGTGGTCGTAATGGCGGGAGTTTCGTTTGCGAAAAAATCGACGGCAAAAATAGCGCCCTGCACCCGTTTAAATCGATCAGTACTGATTACCTGTCCGATTTGGGTGAAATGCATTGCGCCATTATTAGCCATAGCGCCAGACTCGCCTCAAGGCGAATGACCGGTGCCGATATCGCTAAATTTCGCGAATTTGTCGAGGTGCTCAAAAAGGCAGATTCCCCCGAGCTGATGACCCAGGCGGATATGCGTTGCCTGCTGGCTATCGCAGCCAGTTCACATTCGGCGCGACTGGCAAATCAGGAGCTGCAGGTGCAGGCGGAATGGGCCTCGCTGGTGGCTATTTTGTATCGTTCAGGCAATATTCATGCGGAAATTATTGCGCTCTATTCGGCGTTGGCCGACGCACTGGCCGCCCATAACGAAGCTGAATCCGTACAGTTTGCCACACAGATTATCGACACGTTCACCTATTACCTTATTGAAAAAAAGCTGAAATATAACTCGAACTAG
- the ilvD gene encoding dihydroxy-acid dehydratase: MSSCGSGCAGCGGDHFNPILSGDDGALKRALYKSMGHTDEQLRRPVIAVVNSYTNATAGHANLNELTAHVLQGIEEAGGVGMVFGTIAPCDGIAEGHLGMRYILAAREIIASSIEVMMRAHRFDGMVLLGSCDKIVPAMLMAAARLDIPAILVNGGPMYPAEYKGKHWDGNIVTEAIGWKRRGEIDDAEFRHIEDIAEPGHGSCTMYGTANTMCCLAEVLGMSLPGSSMLPAISRERRDCAYATGVTAVDLVKRGVNARQIITRESIRNAMTYLLATGGSTNAILHLQAIYYEAELGHLPLAEFDALSHQVPLVASLYPASEYDMIDFWEAGGVAAVEKEIANLLDLHCLTVNGQTKGEWLMQVPTTRRPEVIHTLAIPVRNESGVAVLHGNLSPMGCVVKPAAVPEHLMVFSGPAVVFNSEDEAVAAILSGDIQPGSVLVLRYEGPKGGPGMPEMYKPMKFLEGMNLSDSCALITDGRFSGSNRGLFVGHISPEASDGGTLALVETGDTISINIPQRTLTLNVADAVLAERQQHCQLVHKDVPRGFLRLYRRWALPAAQGAVLADREDQ; encoded by the coding sequence ATGAGCAGTTGTGGCAGCGGATGCGCAGGTTGCGGTGGCGATCACTTCAACCCGATCCTCAGTGGTGATGATGGCGCGTTAAAACGCGCCCTCTACAAATCGATGGGACATACGGACGAGCAGCTTCGCCGTCCAGTGATTGCCGTCGTGAACAGCTATACCAATGCGACGGCAGGGCATGCGAACCTGAATGAACTGACTGCGCATGTGCTGCAAGGCATTGAGGAGGCCGGTGGCGTGGGGATGGTGTTTGGCACTATCGCCCCTTGCGACGGTATTGCCGAAGGCCATCTGGGGATGCGGTATATCCTGGCGGCGCGCGAAATTATCGCCAGTTCTATTGAAGTGATGATGCGTGCTCACCGCTTTGACGGCATGGTGCTGCTGGGCTCGTGCGACAAAATCGTACCCGCCATGCTGATGGCTGCGGCACGTCTTGATATTCCGGCGATCCTTGTCAACGGTGGACCAATGTATCCTGCTGAATACAAAGGAAAACACTGGGACGGCAACATTGTTACCGAGGCAATCGGCTGGAAACGTCGCGGTGAAATTGATGACGCGGAATTCCGCCATATTGAAGATATCGCGGAGCCAGGACACGGCTCCTGCACCATGTACGGCACGGCGAATACCATGTGCTGCCTCGCGGAAGTGCTGGGGATGAGCCTGCCTGGCAGCAGTATGCTTCCCGCGATTTCTCGTGAGCGACGGGATTGCGCTTATGCAACGGGCGTGACCGCGGTGGATCTGGTAAAGCGCGGGGTTAATGCCCGTCAGATCATTACGCGCGAATCCATTCGCAATGCGATGACCTATCTGCTGGCGACGGGGGGGTCAACAAACGCCATTCTGCACCTGCAGGCGATTTACTATGAAGCGGAACTCGGCCATCTGCCGCTGGCGGAGTTTGATGCCCTGAGTCATCAGGTGCCTCTGGTCGCTTCGCTCTATCCTGCGTCGGAATATGACATGATCGATTTCTGGGAAGCGGGCGGCGTAGCGGCGGTGGAGAAGGAGATCGCCAATCTACTGGATCTCCATTGTCTGACGGTTAACGGGCAGACAAAAGGGGAATGGTTGATGCAGGTACCGACCACCCGTCGCCCGGAAGTGATCCATACGCTGGCTATTCCGGTACGCAATGAATCCGGTGTTGCCGTGCTGCATGGCAACTTGTCCCCGATGGGATGCGTGGTGAAACCGGCTGCCGTCCCGGAGCATTTGATGGTCTTTAGCGGGCCTGCGGTTGTCTTTAACAGTGAAGACGAAGCCGTCGCGGCGATTCTTTCCGGTGATATTCAGCCGGGTAGCGTGCTGGTGCTGCGCTATGAAGGACCGAAGGGCGGGCCAGGAATGCCGGAAATGTACAAACCGATGAAATTCCTCGAAGGCATGAACCTCTCTGATTCCTGTGCGCTGATCACCGATGGGCGTTTTTCGGGCTCTAACCGCGGGTTATTTGTTGGCCATATTTCACCGGAAGCCAGTGACGGCGGTACGCTGGCGCTCGTTGAAACCGGTGACACCATCAGCATTAATATCCCGCAGCGCACCTTAACGTTGAACGTCGCCGACGCAGTGTTAGCGGAACGCCAGCAACACTGCCAGTTGGTGCATAAGGATGTGCCACGTGGGTTCCTGAGGCTGTATCGTCGCTGGGCGTTGCCCGCAGCGCAAGGGGCGGTGTTGGCTGACAGGGAGGATCAATGA
- a CDS encoding MFS transporter: MNTRTLETENKNAVYRKVTRRLIPFLILCYFFAYLDRVNVGFAKLHMQDALNLSDTVYGIGAGIFFIGYFIFEVPSNLLMQRFGPRFWIARIMASWAVLSALTMFVTTPTQFYVIRFLLGVAEAGFFPGIVYYLTLWFPSWRSARTLGLFILVTPLSTIIGSPLSGLILKMFEGVGHLHNWQWLFLVEAIPSFLLAFVVLRYLDNDVKSAKWLSAEEKAVIEQDLQKDQQDKVAANAGMPQHSLSAMFRNRFVWLLALIFFSFNIGYYGINFWLPSIIKSSGVQDDLTIGLLAAVPYIFGAACMLWNSRHSDLKQERRWHIAIPAIVGAIGLTFSALNEGSTFWMMAWICVAMSGTLSLIPTYISLPGTLLSGTAAAAGIALVNSIGNLAGFFGPTVLGWLKDTTGSTSSGLYILAGFLVLCAPLIFLIPARLVNPRDRKATAQTESSVLTKRGHI, from the coding sequence ATGAATACGCGTACCCTCGAGACAGAAAATAAAAATGCGGTTTATCGTAAAGTGACCCGACGGCTGATCCCGTTTTTAATCCTGTGTTATTTCTTTGCATACCTTGATCGTGTGAATGTGGGCTTCGCCAAACTCCATATGCAGGATGCGCTGAATCTGAGCGACACGGTGTATGGGATTGGAGCCGGTATCTTTTTTATCGGTTACTTTATCTTTGAAGTTCCCAGCAATCTGCTGATGCAGCGATTCGGGCCCCGGTTCTGGATTGCGCGCATCATGGCGAGCTGGGCTGTGCTGTCTGCGCTGACGATGTTTGTCACCACGCCCACTCAGTTCTATGTCATCCGTTTCCTGCTCGGCGTAGCGGAAGCCGGATTCTTCCCCGGCATTGTCTACTACTTAACCCTTTGGTTTCCCTCATGGCGCTCTGCTCGCACGCTGGGACTGTTTATTCTGGTGACGCCGCTATCCACCATTATCGGTAGCCCGTTATCGGGGTTGATCCTGAAAATGTTTGAAGGCGTGGGCCATCTGCACAACTGGCAATGGTTGTTCCTGGTTGAGGCGATCCCTTCATTCCTGCTGGCATTTGTGGTGCTGCGTTATCTCGATAACGACGTGAAATCGGCGAAATGGTTGTCGGCAGAAGAGAAAGCGGTCATTGAGCAGGATCTGCAAAAAGACCAACAGGATAAAGTCGCTGCCAATGCGGGCATGCCGCAGCACAGCCTGTCAGCCATGTTCCGTAACCGCTTCGTCTGGCTGCTGGCGCTGATTTTCTTCAGCTTCAACATTGGCTATTACGGCATTAATTTCTGGCTACCGTCGATCATCAAAAGCTCCGGCGTACAGGACGATCTCACCATTGGTCTGCTGGCGGCGGTGCCGTATATCTTCGGTGCGGCCTGCATGTTGTGGAATAGCCGTCATTCCGATCTGAAACAGGAGCGTCGCTGGCACATTGCGATCCCGGCGATAGTCGGCGCCATCGGCCTGACATTCAGCGCTCTGAATGAAGGCTCAACGTTCTGGATGATGGCATGGATCTGCGTCGCCATGTCCGGCACGTTATCGCTCATTCCAACGTATATCAGCCTGCCGGGAACACTGCTTTCAGGCACCGCGGCAGCAGCAGGTATCGCATTAGTGAACTCAATCGGCAACCTGGCTGGTTTTTTTGGCCCAACCGTACTCGGCTGGCTGAAAGATACGACCGGCAGCACCAGCAGCGGGCTGTATATCCTGGCAGGGTTCCTGGTGCTCTGCGCACCGCTGATTTTCCTGATCCCGGCACGGTTGGTTAATCCCCGCGACCGAAAAGCAACAGCACAGACAGAAAGCAGCGTATTAACGAAAAGAGGTCATATATGA